A stretch of the Marivirga tractuosa DSM 4126 genome encodes the following:
- a CDS encoding outer membrane beta-barrel protein, translating to MKGKLLILFVLLTVQQAYSQIGTGDVLIGGSFQYQNIESADFQEIRILPNVQYFLNDNISIGGTVGFVTSRNNLGQDVYGRTNTILVSPEARYHIDLGDNLKFYGAANLGLGFGGTVGIDGNDRTDGNDISTFDFSINPGILFTPGSKVGFNFELNLISFNRYAVSNPNTNTTTVTNRINLGINTFTPTFGLYYILGN from the coding sequence TATTCTCAGATAGGAACAGGCGATGTTTTAATTGGAGGAAGTTTTCAATATCAAAACATTGAAAGTGCAGATTTCCAAGAAATTAGAATTCTACCTAATGTTCAATACTTTTTAAATGATAATATCTCTATTGGAGGAACAGTTGGTTTCGTGACCAGTAGAAATAACTTAGGCCAAGATGTATATGGAAGAACTAATACTATTTTGGTTAGCCCAGAAGCACGATACCATATCGATCTAGGAGATAATTTGAAATTCTATGGTGCTGCTAATCTTGGATTAGGATTTGGGGGAACTGTTGGAATTGATGGTAATGACAGAACTGATGGTAATGATATTTCAACTTTTGATTTTTCAATTAATCCAGGAATACTTTTCACTCCAGGTTCTAAGGTGGGCTTTAATTTTGAATTAAACCTAATATCGTTTAATAGATATGCAGTTAGCAACCCTAATACAAATACTACTACAGTTACAAACCGAATTAACTTAGGCATCAACACCTTTACACCAACATTTGGTTTATATTACATATTGGGTAACTAA